In Desulfonatronum sp. SC1, one genomic interval encodes:
- a CDS encoding efflux RND transporter periplasmic adaptor subunit encodes MNIRTLFKIVLPLLILALAVLVAARFIAARPQPEPLTREVPAVLVETMTTTREDRTVIIRATGTVRAARESTIVPQVAGKVVWAAEQFTAGGFFRQGEPMLVLEDADYRLALERAEADVVRAEVELTKVEGAARVARQEWEHFGLDLGENDAQPGQEPNPLVLFEPQLRQAQAALRAARAARDQARLNLERTRITAPYNCRVRTENAALGQFVHSGAPVAVVADTDEVDIRLPVRVEDLDWLEIPGAKAQVRVSDRAEAVWHGRVVRSLGEVDPNTRMTTLVVSVADPYNLHPTENAGQGHLPPGLFVEVDLKGVELSGIVVVPRRALREHSTIWLAEEGTLRIREVQVVRAQGEELFLATGIESDQRVVLTSLTGVAEGMAVRVAADKARDEARDEVRHEARP; translated from the coding sequence ATGAACATTCGCACCCTCTTCAAAATTGTCCTCCCCTTGCTCATTCTGGCCTTGGCCGTGCTCGTCGCAGCCAGGTTCATCGCCGCTCGGCCCCAACCCGAGCCCCTGACCCGGGAAGTTCCGGCGGTGCTCGTGGAAACCATGACCACGACCCGCGAGGACAGAACCGTGATCATCCGGGCCACGGGTACGGTCCGGGCCGCACGGGAGTCCACCATCGTCCCCCAGGTGGCCGGCAAGGTCGTCTGGGCGGCCGAGCAGTTCACGGCCGGGGGCTTCTTTCGCCAAGGCGAGCCCATGCTGGTCCTGGAAGACGCGGACTACCGCCTGGCCCTGGAGCGGGCCGAAGCCGACGTGGTCCGGGCCGAGGTGGAATTGACCAAGGTCGAGGGCGCGGCCCGGGTGGCCAGGCAGGAGTGGGAGCATTTCGGGTTGGATCTGGGCGAGAACGACGCCCAACCCGGCCAGGAACCCAATCCCCTGGTTCTTTTTGAGCCGCAGCTGCGCCAGGCCCAGGCCGCGCTGCGCGCCGCCCGGGCGGCCCGGGATCAGGCCCGGTTGAACCTGGAACGGACCCGGATCACCGCGCCGTACAACTGTCGAGTGCGCACGGAAAACGCGGCCCTGGGCCAGTTCGTGCATTCCGGCGCCCCAGTGGCCGTGGTCGCGGACACGGACGAGGTCGATATCCGTCTGCCCGTGAGGGTGGAGGATCTGGATTGGCTGGAGATTCCCGGCGCCAAGGCCCAGGTCCGCGTGTCGGACCGGGCCGAGGCCGTCTGGCACGGCCGGGTGGTCCGCTCCCTGGGCGAGGTGGACCCGAACACCAGAATGACGACCCTCGTTGTCTCCGTAGCCGATCCCTATAACCTGCATCCGACTGAAAACGCCGGACAAGGGCATCTACCCCCCGGTCTGTTCGTGGAAGTGGACCTCAAGGGCGTCGAGCTTTCCGGAATAGTCGTCGTCCCCCGACGGGCCCTGCGCGAACACTCCACGATCTGGCTGGCCGAAGAAGGGACCTTGCGCATCCGCGAGGTCCAGGTGGTTCGCGCCCAGGGCGAGGAACTGTTCCTCGCGACGGGAATCGAGTCTGATCAACGGGTTGTCCTGACCTCGCTCACCGGCGTGGCCGAGGGCATGGCCGTGCGCGTCGCCGCGGACAAGGCCAGGGACGAGGCCAGAGATGAGGTCAGGCACGAGGCCCGACCATGA
- a CDS encoding efflux transporter outer membrane subunit encodes MSRVTAFSLVPSLALVAFLVLTGCAAHAPRTTQPPPDMPATFAGEEAFGEHVSRPDVSPGVSEWWQVFDDDRLNTLMRELFSENLNLRAATARLDRAMAAVDAATAARSPSLNLEASGGRQRQSSPQSPLPAPRTADAYRLSAAAAYEIDLWGKLSAREQAAMEDAEAVGEDLRALRVSLSATLADVYHLAAEAQAQIDLNDRAAIHAAHTLDLTRRRYREGLVPLLDVHQARQNLARIKAQRPIHETRLTQSLNALAVLLGRYPGDQTSVFALPALPPDIFAAGLPSRLLINRPDIRAAQRRLQAADARVAAAVADRFPSFSLVAAYGGASADLGSLLASGNIFWNLLVSAAQPLLDGGRREAQIRVSEAEFQELLARYHQAVLQAFTEVEDALAANEAAARRILLLEDQRAAAERTLATALWRYEHGLNDYLPVLQAQTALTDTDSALLTARRQILADRVQLARALGGGF; translated from the coding sequence GTGTCCCGCGTAACCGCTTTCTCGCTTGTTCCATCCCTGGCCCTGGTTGCCTTTCTGGTCTTGACCGGTTGCGCCGCGCACGCGCCCCGTACCACGCAGCCCCCGCCTGACATGCCCGCCACGTTTGCCGGAGAAGAGGCGTTTGGGGAGCATGTTTCCCGACCGGATGTCAGCCCGGGCGTCAGTGAGTGGTGGCAGGTCTTCGACGACGACCGGCTCAACACCCTGATGCGGGAGCTGTTCTCGGAAAACCTGAACCTCAGGGCCGCCACGGCCCGCCTGGATCGTGCCATGGCCGCCGTGGACGCGGCCACGGCGGCCCGCTCGCCAAGCCTGAACCTGGAAGCGTCGGGCGGCAGACAGCGTCAATCGTCGCCCCAATCCCCGCTACCAGCCCCGCGAACAGCGGACGCCTACCGTCTCAGCGCTGCGGCCGCCTATGAAATCGACCTCTGGGGCAAACTCTCCGCGCGGGAGCAGGCCGCCATGGAGGACGCCGAGGCCGTCGGCGAAGACCTGCGCGCCCTGCGGGTCAGCCTGAGCGCAACCCTGGCCGACGTGTACCATTTGGCCGCCGAAGCCCAGGCCCAGATTGACCTGAACGACAGGGCCGCGATCCACGCGGCCCATACCCTGGACCTGACCCGGCGCCGATACAGGGAAGGACTCGTTCCCCTGCTGGACGTGCACCAAGCCCGCCAGAACTTGGCCCGGATCAAGGCCCAACGCCCCATCCACGAGACCCGGCTGACCCAGTCCCTCAACGCCCTGGCCGTGCTCCTGGGACGCTATCCCGGCGACCAGACGTCTGTTTTCGCCCTTCCGGCCCTGCCTCCGGACATTTTTGCCGCGGGCCTGCCCTCGCGACTCCTGATCAACCGCCCCGACATCCGCGCGGCCCAGCGCCGTTTGCAGGCCGCGGACGCCCGCGTGGCAGCGGCCGTGGCCGACCGCTTCCCGTCCTTTTCCCTGGTCGCGGCCTATGGCGGGGCCAGCGCGGACCTGGGCTCGCTGCTGGCCTCGGGCAACATTTTCTGGAATCTGCTGGTGAGCGCGGCCCAGCCCCTGCTGGACGGTGGTCGACGCGAGGCCCAGATTCGGGTTTCCGAGGCCGAATTCCAAGAGCTGCTGGCCCGGTACCACCAGGCCGTGCTCCAGGCCTTCACCGAAGTGGAGGACGCCCTGGCCGCCAACGAGGCCGCGGCTCGGCGCATTCTGCTGCTGGAAGACCAACGCGCGGCCGCGGAGAGAACCTTGGCCACGGCCTTGTGGCGCTACGAGCACGGCCTGAACGACTACCTGCCCGTGCTCCAGGCCCAGACCGCCCTGACGGACACGGACTCGGCCCTGCTTACAGCCCGTCGTCAGATCCTGGCCGACCGCGTCCAGCTGGCCCGGGCTCTGGGCGGGGGGTTTTAA
- a CDS encoding TetR/AcrR family transcriptional regulator, producing the protein MSPNTVDRILDTAERLFARDGYHATSLRKITGAAGVNLGSVNYHFNSKNGLMEAVLRRRLAALNEQRLNMLDAALAFAEAAGRPPTVREVLRAFLEPTLRLLGEDPGNAHFIMLIGRVFYESDDTVRKLFLKAMSPVIGRFFEALGRALPDIPRPVLLRRLLFTFGAMGSTLSLTGRKADLAFPGTPLDWDADHLLQQLLAFAQAGMEAPCPA; encoded by the coding sequence ATGAGCCCGAACACCGTGGACCGCATTCTGGACACGGCCGAACGCCTTTTCGCCCGGGACGGCTACCATGCCACCTCCCTGCGCAAAATCACCGGAGCGGCCGGCGTTAACCTGGGTTCGGTCAACTATCACTTCAACTCCAAGAACGGCCTGATGGAAGCGGTGCTCCGGCGACGTCTGGCCGCGCTCAACGAGCAGCGGCTGAACATGCTGGACGCTGCATTGGCCTTTGCCGAAGCGGCGGGGCGACCACCCACGGTCCGGGAGGTCCTGCGGGCCTTTCTGGAACCGACCCTGCGCCTGCTGGGTGAAGACCCCGGCAACGCCCACTTCATCATGCTCATCGGTCGTGTGTTTTACGAATCCGACGACACGGTGCGCAAATTGTTCCTGAAGGCCATGTCCCCGGTCATCGGCCGTTTTTTCGAGGCCCTGGGCCGGGCCTTGCCGGATATCCCCAGACCGGTCCTGCTGCGGCGGCTGCTCTTTACCTTCGGGGCCATGGGCAGCACCCTGAGTCTGACAGGCCGAAAAGCCGACCTTGCTTTTCCGGGCACGCCCCTTGACTGGGACGCCGACCATCTCCTGCAGCAACTCCTGGCCTTTGCCCAGGCCGGCATGGAGGCCCCGTGTCCCGCGTAA
- a CDS encoding sulfite reductase, assimilatory-type, whose product MSDSVPPLKSYNILPGPKMGLVTPEYLESVAAAVRKHGIPLLKITSAQRLAIGGHGPEAAADIWRALGFPDGPKRPVGVHYIQACPGSRWCKYGQLDSLELGRKLDKAVMDAALPAKTKFGLSGCGMNCCESYIRDVGLFGKKKGWTLIFGGNGGGRPRIGDVIARDLTDDQAVELTQVCLSCYAAKAKPRERTARFMERVGAEAFRLAVLGEGAAVVRPSGSV is encoded by the coding sequence ATGTCCGATTCCGTTCCCCCTTTGAAATCCTACAACATCCTGCCCGGTCCCAAAATGGGTCTGGTCACTCCGGAGTATCTGGAATCCGTGGCCGCGGCGGTGCGCAAGCACGGCATCCCCCTGCTCAAGATCACCTCGGCCCAACGTCTGGCCATAGGCGGGCACGGGCCGGAGGCCGCGGCGGACATCTGGCGGGCCTTGGGTTTTCCGGACGGTCCGAAAAGGCCCGTCGGCGTGCATTACATCCAGGCTTGTCCGGGCTCACGCTGGTGCAAGTACGGCCAACTAGACTCCCTGGAACTGGGCCGCAAGCTGGACAAGGCGGTCATGGATGCCGCGTTGCCGGCCAAGACGAAGTTCGGACTCTCCGGGTGCGGGATGAACTGTTGCGAGAGTTATATCCGGGACGTGGGGCTGTTCGGCAAGAAAAAAGGCTGGACCCTGATCTTCGGCGGCAACGGCGGCGGACGCCCCCGGATCGGCGACGTGATAGCCCGGGACCTGACCGACGACCAAGCAGTAGAGCTGACTCAGGTCTGCCTGAGTTGCTACGCCGCCAAAGCCAAGCCCCGTGAACGGACGGCTAGGTTCATGGAGCGCGTCGGGGCGGAGGCGTTCAGACTGGCGGTACTGGGAGAAGGTGCTGCCGTCGTCCGTCCGTCCGGCTCAGTTTGA
- a CDS encoding transposase, whose translation MACRGAFTSDRNPQQALFAAHCWPEGEVRCPRCGQRSVYTLKDGRYRCGACVYTFHDFTGRWLNRCALSRAQWMAVMRLFVEGVPVTEMAGEVLASYETTLKAVNTLRLSLLAGDPSFAPLFNEQGELRKHCRKNSAAGENHCLGKGAPVFTLQRSPGTIRFELLPKLDVHDILGRPLRKRIWRTLVYTEPAEGREALLFACCGNLRKLFSKKWDQESIPLDSDRTFWRFAGDWLTRYRCFTPECCPLYLKELEFRFNTPQKDWLSLLLKHLCRPVSSN comes from the coding sequence GTGGCCTGCCGCGGCGCTTTCACGTCGGATCGAAACCCCCAACAAGCGCTTTTCGCGGCCCATTGCTGGCCCGAGGGAGAAGTGCGCTGCCCCCGCTGCGGACAGCGATCCGTCTATACGCTCAAGGACGGCCGCTACCGCTGCGGGGCATGTGTGTACACCTTTCACGACTTCACCGGCCGCTGGCTGAATCGGTGCGCGCTCTCACGAGCCCAATGGATGGCCGTGATGCGCCTGTTCGTGGAAGGCGTGCCGGTCACGGAAATGGCCGGGGAAGTCCTGGCTTCCTACGAAACCACGCTCAAGGCGGTGAACACGCTGCGGCTCAGCCTCCTGGCCGGAGACCCGTCCTTCGCGCCGCTGTTCAACGAACAGGGCGAACTGCGCAAGCACTGCCGTAAAAACAGCGCCGCCGGAGAGAATCACTGCCTGGGCAAGGGAGCCCCGGTGTTCACGTTGCAACGTTCGCCCGGGACCATTCGCTTCGAGCTGCTCCCCAAGCTGGATGTCCATGACATCCTGGGCCGTCCGCTCCGCAAACGCATCTGGCGCACCCTTGTCTACACCGAACCTGCCGAGGGCCGCGAGGCCCTGTTGTTCGCCTGCTGCGGCAACCTACGCAAGCTTTTCTCCAAGAAATGGGACCAGGAATCCATCCCATTGGACTCGGATCGGACCTTTTGGCGGTTCGCGGGGGACTGGCTGACCCGCTACCGTTGCTTTACCCCGGAATGCTGTCCGTTGTACCTCAAAGAACTTGAGTTCCGCTTCAACACACCGCAAAAGGACTGGCTTTCCCTGCTCCTGAAGCACCTTTGCCGGCCGGTGTCGTCAAACTGA
- a CDS encoding ferredoxin, giving the protein MARKVFIDQDECIGCGVCEEMCPEVFHLDVGAGKAEVVQEEGGPEDQIQEAVENCPVECIHWEG; this is encoded by the coding sequence ATGGCCAGAAAGGTGTTCATAGACCAGGACGAGTGCATCGGATGCGGAGTTTGCGAGGAAATGTGTCCGGAAGTGTTCCACCTGGACGTCGGAGCGGGGAAGGCGGAGGTCGTTCAGGAAGAGGGCGGCCCAGAGGATCAGATTCAGGAGGCCGTGGAAAACTGCCCGGTGGAGTGCATTCACTGGGAAGGATAG
- the purD gene encoding phosphoribosylamine--glycine ligase, with translation MRILLVGSGGREHALAWKLNQSPLVETLLIATGNPGTSGLGKNLPITDDDIPALVRAAREHKVDMVIPGPELPLVLGLKDALANERIACFGPSAFCSRLEGSKVFAKNMMRKAGIPTADFQVFEEAHEAREYAKKHPLPMVIKADGLAAGKGVIIAKTREEALEAIDAIMVRRIFDAAGERLIIEEALVGEEASLLAFCDGKTVVPLPSAQDHKPVGENDTGPNTGGMGAYSPAPILPEDKLAELTETTITPLIRLLAEKGQPFQGVIYAGLMFTAKGPYVLEYNVRFGDPECQPLMVRLESDLAEIMSACCEKRLAQVPVRWSEKTGLCVVLTAPGYPGSYPKGMAISGLDRAEAVPGVTVFQAGTTLKEGCLVTSGGRVLGVTALAPDLVSARSAAYQAADLIDFDGKYLRRDIGAKGIDRAG, from the coding sequence ATGCGCATCCTGCTCGTCGGATCCGGCGGACGTGAACATGCCTTGGCCTGGAAACTCAATCAAAGTCCTCTGGTCGAAACCCTGCTCATCGCAACAGGCAATCCCGGCACGTCCGGGTTGGGAAAAAACCTGCCGATCACGGACGACGACATTCCCGCTCTGGTCCGCGCCGCCCGGGAACACAAAGTGGATATGGTGATCCCCGGCCCGGAACTGCCTCTTGTCCTTGGGCTTAAGGACGCCCTGGCCAACGAACGAATCGCCTGTTTCGGACCCAGCGCCTTCTGCTCCCGGCTGGAGGGGAGCAAGGTCTTCGCCAAGAACATGATGCGCAAGGCCGGGATCCCCACGGCGGACTTCCAGGTTTTCGAGGAAGCCCACGAGGCCAGGGAGTATGCCAAAAAGCACCCCTTGCCCATGGTGATCAAGGCGGACGGGTTGGCCGCGGGTAAGGGAGTGATCATCGCCAAGACACGGGAAGAGGCCTTGGAGGCTATTGACGCGATCATGGTCCGGCGAATTTTCGACGCGGCCGGAGAGCGACTGATCATCGAGGAGGCTCTGGTGGGCGAAGAGGCTTCGCTGTTGGCCTTTTGCGACGGAAAGACCGTGGTCCCCCTGCCCTCGGCCCAGGACCATAAGCCCGTGGGCGAGAACGACACCGGTCCGAACACAGGCGGCATGGGCGCTTACAGCCCGGCCCCGATCCTGCCCGAGGACAAGCTTGCCGAGCTGACCGAGACGACCATCACCCCTCTAATCCGATTACTGGCCGAAAAAGGGCAGCCTTTTCAGGGGGTCATCTATGCCGGACTGATGTTCACGGCCAAGGGGCCGTACGTATTGGAATACAACGTCCGCTTCGGAGACCCGGAATGTCAGCCGCTGATGGTCCGCCTGGAGTCCGATTTGGCTGAAATCATGTCCGCCTGCTGCGAAAAGCGGTTGGCCCAGGTTCCGGTGCGGTGGTCAGAGAAGACGGGACTGTGCGTGGTGCTGACCGCGCCGGGGTATCCTGGTTCGTATCCCAAGGGTATGGCCATCTCCGGCCTGGACAGGGCCGAAGCCGTGCCCGGAGTCACCGTGTTTCAAGCCGGCACGACCCTGAAAGAGGGTTGCTTGGTGACGTCCGGAGGCCGGGTTCTGGGCGTCACCGCCCTGGCTCCGGACCTTGTCTCCGCTCGATCCGCCGCCTACCAGGCCGCGGATTTGATCGACTTTGACGGCAAATACCTGCGCCGGGACATCGGGGCCAAGGGCATCGACCGGGCCGGATGA
- a CDS encoding methyltransferase domain-containing protein yields MSGLGEHSLTTLELVLEWQSPEARHLERYLARRVNLWRDVFPPGLKEVLLGKSVGDTVERIYQPGDAVPKHDPKLIHNVPRSRFQRRTVGGRAIEPARGRFYPRGMLGDMLGVYPQDSRPGRIIELDESSMVVDLNHPLAGRPLTLRATVKDTADKVTETGGRLTCWLEEIADSGPGMQCRGGGHPTSFDLQDGLHRLDETEDSRFYASPRIIGHVDAQAGEFLKETYAAALSTLPAKAKVLDLMSSVQSHLPDHLDLHVTGLGLNLEEMEANPRLAERVVHDLNAAPKLPFPDKSFDVVACSLSIEYLTPPRAVIAECARLLRPGGALMVGISNRWFPTKAVRIWMDLHEFERVGLVLEYFQTVPTLTDLRTVSIRNWWRPEDDPHIDQTLTSDPVYVVMGTVQG; encoded by the coding sequence GTGAGCGGACTTGGTGAACACAGTTTGACGACGTTGGAACTGGTCCTGGAATGGCAAAGCCCGGAAGCCCGGCATCTGGAGAGGTATCTGGCTCGGCGCGTGAACCTCTGGCGCGATGTGTTTCCGCCCGGACTCAAGGAAGTCCTGCTGGGCAAGTCCGTGGGCGACACGGTGGAGCGGATCTATCAACCCGGAGATGCCGTCCCGAAGCATGACCCGAAACTTATCCATAATGTACCCCGATCCCGATTTCAGCGCCGGACGGTGGGCGGAAGGGCCATAGAACCCGCCCGGGGACGATTTTATCCGCGAGGAATGCTGGGGGACATGCTCGGGGTGTATCCGCAGGATTCACGCCCCGGACGGATCATCGAACTGGATGAATCGTCCATGGTCGTGGACCTCAACCACCCCTTGGCCGGACGACCGTTGACCCTGCGGGCCACGGTTAAGGACACGGCGGACAAGGTCACGGAAACCGGGGGACGATTGACCTGCTGGCTGGAGGAAATCGCGGACAGCGGGCCGGGAATGCAGTGCCGCGGTGGCGGGCACCCGACCAGCTTTGACCTGCAAGACGGACTACACCGCCTGGACGAGACCGAGGACTCGCGGTTTTACGCTTCGCCCCGGATCATCGGCCATGTTGACGCCCAGGCCGGGGAGTTTCTGAAAGAGACTTACGCGGCGGCCCTGTCCACCCTGCCCGCGAAGGCGAAGGTTCTGGATCTGATGAGTAGCGTGCAGTCCCATCTCCCTGATCACCTCGACCTGCACGTCACCGGGTTGGGCTTGAATCTGGAGGAAATGGAGGCCAACCCCCGCCTGGCTGAGCGGGTGGTCCACGATCTGAACGCGGCCCCCAAACTGCCCTTTCCGGACAAAAGCTTCGACGTCGTGGCGTGCAGTCTGTCCATCGAGTACCTGACCCCCCCCCGGGCGGTCATCGCCGAGTGTGCCCGGTTATTGCGCCCCGGCGGGGCGCTTATGGTGGGGATTTCCAATCGCTGGTTTCCGACCAAGGCCGTCCGGATATGGATGGACCTGCACGAATTCGAACGCGTCGGCTTGGTCCTGGAGTATTTTCAGACCGTCCCGACCCTGACGGACTTGCGAACCGTAAGCATTCGCAACTGGTGGCGGCCCGAGGACGACCCGCACATCGACCAGACCCTGACCAGCGATCCGGTCTATGTGGTCATGGGGACGGTTCAGGGCTGA
- the fusA gene encoding elongation factor G: MQDKLSTQRTYALVGHGGSGKTSVAEMLLFNTSVINRLGKIDEGTTCLDYEPEEVKRRGGIQPGFGHYSWKKNQHFLIDAPGDNNFCGDLPYLLSAADGAVFVIDAVDGVKPLTKRFWAEVKKAGLPAMVVINKMDRDRADFEMAFGGLQEILGIKPVLLYLPLGSEADFKGVVDVLAQQALLFDDAGNLKPGEMPLDVADQVGTLRETMMENIAESDEELMEKYLEEGELTLPEMQAALRKGVLSCELVPVTVCAALTNRGGPLILDVIQDLLPSPLDHANWADSDGEERPSSPDAPTACFVFKTIADPFTGQLSVLRVLSGVLTPDMALFNPGKDAKERMGQLLLLQGKTTTPCKEPLGPGAIVAVAKLKSTTTADTLCDEKKPFQLAAPQLPTSMITYALGAEEKGEEDKVYAAVQKLLDEDVTLSLSRGEETGDMLLSGMGQMHIETAVEKCRRRYKVNIVLKPPKVPYRETIKGRAEVQGRHKKQSGGRGQFGDCWIRMEPLPRGAGYEFVDAIVGGAIPRQYIPAVDKGIQESSLRGVLAGYPLVDFKVTLFDGSFHTVDSSEMAFKVAGSLAFKKGAEEAKIKLLEPIVLMTVYTPDEFMGDIIGDLSSRRGKVLGTDSHAGVTEIRAHVPMSEVLEYAPTLRSMTGGQGTFVMEFDHYEECPPPVAEKVVAESKVKDE; the protein is encoded by the coding sequence ATGCAGGATAAGCTCAGCACCCAACGCACATACGCCCTGGTCGGACATGGAGGCAGCGGGAAAACATCCGTGGCCGAAATGTTGCTGTTCAACACCTCGGTGATCAACCGCCTGGGCAAGATCGACGAAGGCACCACCTGCCTGGATTACGAACCCGAGGAAGTCAAGCGACGGGGCGGCATTCAGCCCGGATTCGGCCATTACTCCTGGAAAAAGAATCAGCATTTTCTCATCGACGCGCCGGGGGACAACAATTTCTGCGGCGACCTGCCCTACCTCCTGAGTGCCGCGGACGGAGCGGTCTTCGTGATCGACGCGGTGGACGGCGTCAAGCCCCTGACCAAGCGCTTCTGGGCCGAAGTGAAGAAGGCCGGCCTGCCGGCCATGGTGGTCATCAACAAAATGGACCGGGACCGGGCCGATTTCGAGATGGCTTTTGGCGGATTGCAGGAAATCCTGGGCATCAAGCCGGTCCTGCTGTACCTGCCCCTGGGCTCGGAGGCCGACTTCAAGGGCGTGGTGGACGTGTTGGCCCAGCAGGCCTTGCTGTTCGACGACGCCGGCAACCTCAAGCCCGGCGAGATGCCCTTGGACGTGGCCGACCAGGTGGGCACCCTCCGGGAGACCATGATGGAAAACATCGCTGAGAGCGATGAGGAATTGATGGAGAAGTACCTGGAGGAGGGTGAGCTGACCCTGCCGGAAATGCAGGCAGCCCTGCGCAAGGGCGTACTCTCCTGCGAGCTGGTGCCGGTGACGGTCTGCGCGGCCCTGACCAACCGGGGCGGTCCGCTGATCCTGGACGTGATCCAGGACCTGCTGCCCTCCCCCCTGGACCATGCGAACTGGGCCGACTCGGACGGCGAGGAACGCCCCTCCAGCCCCGACGCTCCGACGGCCTGCTTCGTCTTCAAGACCATCGCCGACCCCTTCACCGGCCAACTTAGCGTACTGCGCGTGCTCTCCGGCGTGCTCACCCCGGACATGGCCCTGTTCAACCCCGGCAAGGACGCCAAGGAGCGCATGGGGCAGCTCTTGCTGCTCCAGGGCAAGACCACCACGCCATGCAAGGAACCGCTGGGACCGGGGGCCATTGTCGCCGTGGCCAAACTCAAAAGCACCACCACCGCGGACACCCTGTGCGACGAAAAAAAGCCCTTCCAACTGGCTGCCCCGCAACTGCCCACGAGCATGATTACCTACGCTCTGGGTGCGGAGGAAAAGGGCGAGGAGGACAAGGTCTACGCCGCTGTGCAGAAGCTTCTGGATGAAGACGTGACTCTGAGCCTGTCCCGAGGCGAGGAAACCGGTGATATGCTGCTGTCCGGCATGGGCCAGATGCACATCGAGACCGCGGTGGAGAAGTGCCGCCGGCGCTATAAGGTGAACATCGTGCTCAAGCCGCCCAAGGTTCCCTATCGGGAGACCATCAAAGGCCGGGCCGAGGTCCAGGGCCGGCACAAGAAACAGTCCGGCGGCCGGGGTCAGTTCGGGGACTGCTGGATCCGGATGGAGCCTCTGCCCCGGGGCGCGGGCTACGAATTCGTGGACGCCATTGTCGGCGGAGCCATTCCCCGGCAGTACATCCCAGCCGTGGACAAGGGCATCCAGGAGTCCTCCCTGCGCGGGGTCCTGGCCGGGTATCCCCTGGTGGACTTCAAGGTCACTTTGTTCGATGGCTCCTTCCACACCGTGGACTCTTCGGAAATGGCCTTCAAGGTGGCGGGCTCCTTGGCCTTCAAGAAAGGAGCGGAAGAAGCCAAGATCAAGCTTTTGGAGCCCATCGTGCTGATGACCGTGTACACCCCGGACGAATTCATGGGCGACATCATTGGCGACCTGTCCAGCCGCCGGGGCAAGGTCCTGGGCACGGACTCCCACGCCGGGGTGACCGAAATCCGCGCCCACGTGCCCATGTCCGAAGTTCTGGAGTACGCTCCGACCCTGCGTTCCATGACCGGAGGCCAGGGCACCTTTGTCATGGAGTTCGATCACTACGAGGAATGCCCGCCGCCAGTGGCGGAAAAGGTAGTGGCCGAGTCCAAGGTCAAGGACGAGTAG
- a CDS encoding ParB/RepB/Spo0J family partition protein, producing the protein MAGWIRVYAPRLDCSGTNLFWAGPSPEELCRSLLAVGQLDPVLVRAQGEGYRLLSGYRRADFLAREDREITARCLPGPGSPLEDGLLYLHANVHRPLDDSMRIQALRYFQSLLVPEELTRRVAPLLGVPPRSGMWRKYLAWLELPASWDDLLGVGKVPLAAGTILAQLRQDELEALRPYFAAWKWSQGRAVQWLTLLKETALGRGWSLVQTLEAVSARRVLESGLAPQDALQALTTQAGAIRHPHLDQMEHRFADLVKRLFGSSRWDVIPSPNFESDTVELRLRARSVEDLRAAGQALDQALEKAATPESLGESLEGLFRIALEEEKQLGP; encoded by the coding sequence ATGGCAGGCTGGATAAGGGTTTATGCGCCCCGGTTGGATTGTTCCGGGACCAATTTGTTCTGGGCCGGCCCTTCTCCGGAGGAACTGTGCCGGTCGTTGCTGGCCGTGGGGCAATTGGACCCGGTTCTGGTCCGCGCCCAGGGCGAAGGGTACAGGCTGTTGTCCGGATACCGCAGGGCAGACTTTCTGGCTCGGGAGGATCGGGAAATCACCGCGCGGTGTTTGCCTGGTCCGGGGTCTCCGCTGGAAGACGGCCTGCTCTATCTGCACGCCAATGTTCACCGGCCCCTGGACGATTCCATGCGCATTCAAGCACTGCGGTATTTCCAGTCGTTGCTGGTCCCGGAAGAACTGACCCGGCGCGTCGCCCCCCTGCTGGGCGTCCCGCCCCGCTCCGGGATGTGGCGAAAGTACCTGGCCTGGCTCGAACTACCCGCGTCCTGGGACGATCTGCTTGGCGTCGGCAAGGTCCCCCTGGCCGCGGGAACGATCCTGGCCCAACTCCGCCAAGACGAACTGGAAGCGTTACGACCCTATTTCGCTGCCTGGAAATGGTCCCAGGGCCGGGCCGTTCAGTGGCTGACCCTGCTCAAGGAAACGGCCCTGGGCCGCGGATGGTCCTTGGTCCAAACCCTGGAAGCCGTCAGCGCCCGTCGGGTGCTGGAAAGCGGCCTCGCTCCCCAGGACGCCCTGCAAGCGCTGACCACCCAGGCCGGGGCGATCCGCCATCCCCATCTGGACCAGATGGAACACCGTTTCGCGGATCTGGTCAAACGACTTTTCGGCTCGTCCCGCTGGGACGTCATACCCAGCCCGAACTTTGAGTCCGACACCGTGGAACTGCGTTTGCGGGCCCGAAGCGTCGAGGACCTCCGGGCCGCGGGTCAGGCTTTGGATCAGGCGCTGGAAAAGGCCGCGACACCGGAGAGCCTCGGCGAGTCCCTTGAGGGACTGTTTCGGATTGCCCTGGAGGAGGAAAAGCAGCTCGGACCGTGA